ttttaattaaaaactttaaaaactataaattctaatgaaaaaatttttttaaaagcactCAGCTCAtgatctaaaataaaaaaaaattcaaaacataaaagtaaaaattttaagtggaaaaatttaaaaaaattcaatataaaaaattgggtatacttttaaatgttttatctaacataaaatattagaaaattatcTACTTTATGGTGATAATAattgcaaatgaaaaaatttttattcttagAACAAAGAAAgtctcaaaaatatataaagattttaaattaacaaaaaggcaaaattttaagttaatacaaaaataattaattttttcaaatacaataaaaaaaatttcaattcattaatgaaaattacaagtaaaaaaattatataaatgtaaattagtaaattcagaatttaaaaatgttaaggaAATTTTCGATAGAAATACCTTATATAACGGTGatgaaaacaaaacataaaatttaaagatttaaaaaaaaaaaaaatattaaataaactttattaaattttatatatacttgtattaacaaAATGCCAATGAATCGCTTTtcgatatttaaatgaaaattaattagcGACATTAggataaaaataaacttaatacgatagaaacttaaataaaaagttcaatataaaattttttaataaaaaaaaagtatgcaaaaaattgaatttataattaaaaaattaaaaaaaaacaacaaataaaaacacgcttgaaaaaaattttaaaataatcacaagTTTACAACTCTAAATCTTAAATAAGtacattttttgacatttttcaataaaaacatttttttaaattaattttttactattttgctTGTATTTGCATTTCCTTAAACACTTCCACTATTCTTCACACTCACTCTTCCTCCCCACAGCCTACCCCGGCAAATGCTACATCAGCAGTGATCTGATACTCTCGCCCGGCCAAAGTGGCAAAGCGCCGAACAACCCCTGCGCCAACATCAAGTGCTTGGACAATGGCAATGTGGAATTCACAACGTGAGTAATCGGCTTACTTTTGCGGAAATAAACGCATGCAATATTTTAGTCACACTGACAAATCCGAAATAAATTAATGCTTAtgcgaaaacgaaaaattccaTCTCACACCAACAGCTGTCCTGCTGTGGCGCCACCTAAAGGCTGCAAGCAACGTGACTTCGTCAACGCCAACCGGCCCTATCCGGACTGCTGCGAACGCGCCTATGACTGCGCGCGCAGCTTTTAAGCGTGAGCAATGCGTGTGAACCGTCAACAAGTCCAAAAACCACAAAAACGATGAAAAAGAGCATACGAAAAGAACAAGAAAATATAGCGAAAAGCAGATCATCCAcatattacatacacacatacacatatacggcATTACACATCGCGTATAAGTtcttcataatcacaaccaccAGCCACGGCATACCTGCTGCAtcgtcatattttttatttcgtatttTATCATGCTTCTTCATCGGCAATCACATTGTGTCATCATAGTCATTTAGCCATTTGCTTCCTCATTGCCGTTGAGGTGTGCGTCGAGTCGCAATACGCCCCGCCTTGTTCGACGCCAGCTCAACACACGTCACATACactactcacacacacacgcatccATTTAGTCACACGTTCATCTTTGAAAGTACAACGTGCAATACCGGCCATCAGCTTCGGCTGTTCTGCAACGAGCCCAGCCCTGTCTGTCTCAGCGCTGTCGGCTAGAGAACCAGCATATCACTGCCATTCTTTCTGGTGACTTCCGTGGCGGCTTGCAAATGCGCAGTCACCAGTCACTTTAgtataataatttaagaaattataaaattaattttttagttttttttttcactcatttttattatttattattgtcggTCTCATGGCGCTTTATTTGGTtttgggtttttatttattttttattgtttatttcgcACTCATGTTTAGAACTTTTATTcgcaatttattagtttgcaTTATTTgcgcattaaatttttattttcatataatttcgcatataatttttatttttaattatttttattacttttttggtaattattttcgttattttgtTATATGCCATACACATTaaccattttttaattttatttttttattattgtgttaaatttttatttttcattatttttcttttttgttattacatAACCGcactttttcataaataaagtttataaaataatgttaaagtaaaagaaaagaatatttgtttgtattgatATATGTTACACTAAAGGAAAATCAGCAAGCTCTCAGCTCTTTCAAGCTTGCCTTGTAAGCTTGTACAACGCTTGCTGTTGTTCAAGCGAGTACCAAAGCCCCGTTTGGAAAAATTAGCCGTCAGCGAAGTCATTTGCGGCAGGTTTAGGAAAAAGGCTGTTTCGAAGATTGATTTCGGACTATAGTGTTATGCGGAAACTATTCAGAGCCCATAAATCGAGAGCGAATGGTTGGGTCAAGCCTAGTAAGCAGCTTTTTAGCCagctctaatttttttttggaatcaaGATACtggcataaacaaaaatatatctgTTTCACACATTCAAATTACAAATAGCTACACACTACtgattaaaaaacgaaaaaggaAAACTTACATACCAACACTTTCATTTATTCAACCACTGCGTGcagcaaaatttcattttcacataACTGTTTCACACTccgttttattatattataatataaatgccCTCCTtgctttaattttacttttgcttgTGCCACAGAAAACCACACGTGAGTTTTGCATATATTGCCAAAACGTCTTAAAAATACGTtcactatattttaaaataagcaGCGTAGAGTTATGTAATACTTTTCAGTCTAAAACATGTATGagcacattttatttaaataattctgTAGGAAATTGCGATGGAAATTCGACTTTAAATGTGCTACGTTTTGCGGCCTCCTCTTCAGCGGCAATAGCGGCGTTGATGAaatctctataaaaaaaataataataatcacatTTAATTGCAACTTTAAAAACTTAAGATATACTAACTCTTCATCTTCTAGAGTGATATTGACACGCCCAGTTGAAATTTGTGTGGGACGTATTGAACCGAAAAAGTCGGTAATAGGTACTTTATTGGGATCACGTCTATAAAGGTCTTTACGCACGCCAACTGTTGAAATGCAAACGCGTTTGGGGCAAACTTGTAACTGTAGGAAAGATACATTTTTATGTAGGttaaatactttatatatgTCAAAATAGTTGACTTACGAATTCGCCCATTGTCTTTTTACTATTTGGTTGTACGCGTTCGAGAAACTCTAAGGCATAATAAGTGTAGCGATCTATCATATAAACGCCAATGGACTGGTCAACGTGATgctgagtaaaaaaaaaatataataaaagtggtTATTAAATGACCTAAAGTTAggtcaaaaaaaagttaaaaattattgttcaatataatttaattttttcctattAAAACCTTTACTTGAGTAGATGCAACACTCACCGATAGCGAATCTTCACCAACCAAACTGCTTGCCACTGCCAAAACATTAGGTGAGGTGAATTTCTCGTACAAGGAAGCGGCTTGACAAGTGTCAACCATGAAAAAAAGCTCATTATaactgcaaaaacaataaaaaatagttattaaagaatgtttatatatttataaataataaatatatgtatatccactCACCGCTTTTTCTCCCACATTTGCTCAACCGCATCGGCTAATTCTTGACTGGTTATTTCTTCGGAatcttgaaatttcaaaaaaccatCACCACCATGACCTGTTAGGTAGATTAGCACATTACTGCCCGCATCGGTTAGCAACTTCTTCGAGCGTGCCGTACCATTTTGTGTACGGCCTGTCAGCAGACGTACGAAATTTTCCACCGTCACTTCATAACCACGATAATCCACTTCCACATCATCACCATACACGTTTATATGTTGCTTTGCATTATTATACACCTGACCAGGACGTGGATTGCGTGCATTGCAAGCCATATCATCGGCCAACATCAGTATGATTTGTGAGTCGGGTATGCCTAGTCGCTTCACAGAACGATAAATGCTCAGCACATTAGCCACATGACGATAGTTAAACCAAAAACGCGATGCGTCGACGAGCACCGCCCAGTTGTTGGTGTGTGTTGAACGTTGTACAGATTCCACATATTTTTCAGGCAACTGATTATTGGCCTGCGGTTGTAGCATTTTTACCATTAGAAAAAgttgttttcgattaatttaaATAGCAGACTTACTTCCTGACTAGTTATTGGGGTTAAAATGCTAAATAGCGTGCATACCAGCAGCAACAAACGTCCAATTGTCTGcatatttgttttgtatttctCTTTTTCGTAAACTTCACAAAAAACGGTACCAAATAAATTGGAAAACCGCTTAAGCAATTCTCTGTGACAAAGTGCGCGAACAGCTGTTTTGCGGCTCAGCTGTTTGTGAAGAACGTAAAACATAGCACGTAAATTGCTACAGAGTGTTTCGATGATTTCAAAGTTATAAAGCTAGAACAGGGTGCAAAGGGGAATATTTAAATGCTTTCAAT
The sequence above is drawn from the Bactrocera oleae isolate idBacOlea1 chromosome 5, idBacOlea1, whole genome shotgun sequence genome and encodes:
- the PIG-K gene encoding putative GPI-anchor transamidase isoform X2, with amino-acid sequence MQTIGRLLLLVCTLFSILTPITSQEANNQLPEKYVESVQRSTHTNNWAVLVDASRFWFNYRHVANVLSIYRSVKRLGIPDSQIILMLADDMACNARNPRPGQVYNNAKQHINVYGDDVEVDYRGYEVTVENFVRLLTGRTQNGTARSKKLLTDAGSNVLIYLTGHGGDGFLKFQDSEEITSQELADAVEQMWEKKRYNELFFMVDTCQAASLYEKFTSPNVLAVASSLVGEDSLSHHVDQSIGVYMIDRYTYYALEFLERVQPNSKKTMGEFLQVCPKRVCISTVGVRKDLYRRDPNKVPITDFFGSIRPTQISTGRVNITLEDEEDFINAAIAAEEEAAKRSTFKVEFPSQFPTELFK
- the LOC106622913 gene encoding uncharacterized protein — encoded protein: MKFYVCVVAVFAVAFASLCLVSDALVARAQYKNSAYPGKCYISSDLILSPGQSGKAPNNPCANIKCLDNGNVEFTTCPAVAPPKGCKQRDFVNANRPYPDCCERAYDCARSF
- the PIG-K gene encoding putative GPI-anchor transamidase isoform X1, which encodes MQTIGRLLLLVCTLFSILTPITSQEANNQLPEKYVESVQRSTHTNNWAVLVDASRFWFNYRHVANVLSIYRSVKRLGIPDSQIILMLADDMACNARNPRPGQVYNNAKQHINVYGDDVEVDYRGYEVTVENFVRLLTGRTQNGTARSKKLLTDAGSNVLIYLTGHGGDGFLKFQDSEEITSQELADAVEQMWEKKRYNELFFMVDTCQAASLYEKFTSPNVLAVASSLVGEDSLSHHVDQSIGVYMIDRYTYYALEFLERVQPNSKKTMGEFLQVCPKRVCISTVGVRKDLYRRDPNKVPITDFFGSIRPTQISTGRVNITLEDEEDFINAAIAAEEEAAKRSTFKVEFPSQFPTELFK